A genomic stretch from Bacteroidota bacterium includes:
- a CDS encoding T9SS type A sorting domain-containing protein: MDSVRVVENATLLRNPDAGGFNLPEFSKIDLDLDGIQDLFVFDRSGRKRLTFLNRGTAGQIDFDFAPEYIAAFPSDNADFALCRDFNCDGKADLFIGTSNGIKVYENTSTASLSFRLYADTLLTDYGAGPAFLYILQGDLPDMVDVDGDGDLDLLCFNATGSMVEWHKNMILENTGGCDGLDLVAADRCWGNFLEDNFNQSLTLGINCRTSSQNVQPEKPNAHAGSTLAAFDEEPDGDLELVIGDLVYDGLTYVHNSGTPVDAVVDSFDSIFPEYDASVSIPIFVAGFFLDVDNDGKRDMIVAPNVAIVSANYDNSWFYKNIHQGNGVLLERITKNFLTAEMVDVGMCAYPVLFDHNADGLLDLIVGNYSRKLNNASISSGLALYENTGTSTSPEFTLTTRNYANLANAFIPANFGMTPAFGDLDGDGDKDLIVGDADGYIHFVENTAGPGQLASFPNVTSQYFSIDIGQFATPAIADVDRDGDPDLIVGELSGNLNYFQNTGTPQAPIFSSSPTDAAWGAVDVDPICCTGFSVPFIFENPASGRLDMIVGSETGNLFYYNDLESDLGGIFTVDQTNFGDIDEGQRTAIVGQDLNGNGVWDWIVGNVRGGLGFFEGNGLITNEAESELNTKLDWTIYPNPSTGTVTVKTNSDARGSLCLTICDLQGREILIHDLSSAKKEIELDLSKFLPGIYFLHIDMNGRFKRVKRLVILR, from the coding sequence ATGGATTCAGTCCGGGTCGTTGAAAACGCTACCCTACTTCGCAATCCAGATGCAGGTGGCTTCAATTTGCCAGAGTTTTCGAAAATTGACTTAGATTTGGATGGAATTCAAGACTTGTTTGTCTTTGACAGGTCGGGTCGCAAGAGGCTCACCTTCCTCAATCGTGGAACTGCTGGACAAATCGACTTCGACTTTGCCCCAGAATACATCGCCGCATTTCCTTCAGATAACGCGGATTTTGCCCTTTGCAGGGATTTCAACTGTGACGGCAAGGCAGACCTCTTTATTGGCACTTCAAACGGCATCAAAGTCTATGAAAATACGTCAACAGCATCTTTGAGCTTCCGACTATATGCCGATACCTTACTTACCGACTATGGTGCTGGACCAGCCTTTCTTTACATTTTACAGGGTGATTTGCCAGACATGGTGGATGTTGATGGTGACGGAGACCTAGACTTGCTATGCTTCAATGCCACAGGGTCCATGGTGGAATGGCATAAAAATATGATTCTGGAAAATACCGGGGGGTGCGATGGATTGGATTTAGTGGCAGCAGACCGTTGTTGGGGTAATTTTCTAGAAGACAACTTCAACCAAAGTCTAACGCTGGGGATCAATTGCCGCACTTCTTCCCAAAATGTACAGCCTGAGAAGCCGAATGCCCATGCAGGCAGTACTTTGGCCGCATTTGACGAAGAACCAGATGGCGATCTTGAGTTGGTCATCGGTGACTTGGTTTACGATGGACTTACCTATGTCCACAATTCCGGTACGCCCGTAGATGCCGTAGTGGATTCTTTTGATTCAATCTTTCCAGAATACGATGCCTCCGTTTCAATCCCTATCTTTGTTGCTGGATTTTTCTTGGATGTGGACAATGATGGCAAAAGAGACATGATTGTCGCCCCGAATGTTGCAATTGTCTCTGCAAACTATGACAATAGCTGGTTTTACAAGAACATCCATCAAGGCAACGGCGTACTGCTAGAGCGCATCACCAAAAATTTCCTGACGGCAGAAATGGTGGACGTTGGCATGTGCGCTTATCCTGTACTCTTTGATCACAACGCAGACGGGTTATTGGACCTTATTGTCGGGAACTATTCCCGCAAGCTCAATAATGCAAGTATTAGTTCTGGCCTTGCATTATATGAAAATACGGGAACATCCACATCTCCAGAGTTTACCCTCACCACCCGCAACTATGCAAACCTCGCCAATGCCTTCATCCCTGCCAACTTTGGGATGACACCTGCCTTTGGCGACCTGGATGGTGATGGTGACAAAGACCTCATTGTTGGAGATGCTGACGGCTATATTCACTTTGTCGAAAACACTGCCGGCCCTGGGCAGCTAGCCAGTTTTCCAAATGTAACTTCCCAATATTTCAGCATTGACATTGGCCAGTTTGCTACGCCAGCGATTGCAGATGTCGACAGGGATGGTGACCCTGATTTAATCGTGGGCGAATTGTCAGGCAATTTGAATTATTTTCAAAATACTGGTACCCCTCAAGCCCCAATATTCAGTAGCAGCCCAACCGATGCAGCCTGGGGTGCCGTGGACGTGGATCCCATCTGCTGCACTGGTTTCAGCGTGCCGTTCATCTTTGAAAATCCAGCGTCAGGCCGCTTGGACATGATAGTTGGATCTGAAACCGGGAATCTTTTTTATTACAATGACCTTGAAAGTGACTTGGGTGGCATTTTCACTGTTGATCAGACCAACTTTGGTGACATAGACGAAGGACAACGCACAGCAATCGTGGGGCAAGACCTGAATGGGAATGGTGTTTGGGATTGGATTGTGGGAAACGTGCGAGGTGGCCTTGGGTTTTTTGAAGGCAATGGCCTGATTACAAATGAAGCTGAAAGTGAATTGAACACTAAACTGGATTGGACAATTTATCCTAACCCGAGCACGGGAACCGTGACAGTAAAAACGAATTCCGATGCACGTGGTAGCCTATGCTTAACCATCTGTGACCTCCAAGGACGGGAAATTCTAATCCATGATCTAAGTTCCGCGAAGAAAGAGATAGAATTGGACCTGTCAAAATTCTTGCCAGGAATTTATTTCTTGCACATCGACATGAATGGCAGATTCAAGCGTGTAAAGCGGCTAGTGATTCTTCGTTAG
- a CDS encoding PorT family protein — MHVESIRKVILPLGLVWCLAICNLQAQTSHYFDQRPFNLGFTMGMCLARYDMTAQINQFDQSTGIVVHSVQLVPKPGVYLGLITNLNLADHWDLRFMPSVSLEERDFLFYLDSTTTNAEPVVRKKIESSNLNMPLAIKFKSDFHKNLRVWVMFGLQPSLNLASSKKVLNDPDLLKVKSFDLQYLASVGVDIYGEKLKLSPELRFTRGLQNIYVPERTRFPRAISDLFSQLLVLNINFE, encoded by the coding sequence ATGCATGTTGAATCTATTAGAAAAGTAATCCTTCCTCTGGGATTGGTGTGGTGTTTGGCTATTTGCAATTTGCAGGCTCAGACCTCACATTATTTTGACCAACGCCCTTTCAATCTGGGCTTTACGATGGGGATGTGCCTCGCCCGCTATGACATGACTGCTCAGATTAACCAATTTGATCAATCCACGGGCATCGTGGTACATAGTGTGCAACTGGTTCCTAAGCCTGGTGTATATCTGGGCCTGATTACCAATTTGAACTTAGCCGACCATTGGGATCTGCGTTTCATGCCATCCGTTTCCTTGGAGGAACGCGATTTCCTTTTTTATTTGGACTCCACCACGACCAATGCGGAACCTGTGGTACGCAAAAAGATCGAGTCGAGCAATTTGAACATGCCATTGGCGATCAAATTTAAAAGCGATTTCCATAAGAACCTGCGGGTTTGGGTGATGTTTGGCCTACAACCATCCCTGAACCTAGCAAGCAGCAAAAAAGTGCTAAACGATCCCGACTTGCTCAAGGTTAAAAGCTTTGACCTGCAATACCTGGCCTCTGTGGGGGTGGATATCTATGGAGAAAAACTAAAACTCTCACCCGAATTAAGGTTTACTCGGGGCTTGCAAAACATTTATGTTCCAGAGCGTACACGATTCCCCCGTGCTATTTCTGACCTTTTCTCTCAGTTGCTCGTGCTCAATATCAATTTTGAATAG
- a CDS encoding efflux RND transporter permease subunit, with amino-acid sequence MLDKIIYLSIKNKFIVGLFTLALVVVGVYALSRLPIDALPDITNNQVQIITLSPTLASQEVEQSLNELSERQ; translated from the coding sequence ATGTTAGACAAGATCATTTACTTGAGCATCAAGAACAAGTTCATTGTTGGCTTGTTCACGCTGGCATTGGTGGTCGTGGGTGTTTACGCTCTGTCGAGGTTGCCCATCGATGCCCTGCCGGATATCACCAACAACCAAGTCCAGATCATTACTTTATCTCCCACGCTAGCGTCGCAAGAGGTGGAGCAGAGTTTAAATGAGCTTTCTGAACGACAATGA